DNA from Candidatus Ishikawaella capsulata Mpkobe:
ATTCTATTGAACTTCCTTATGAATAATATTAGATCATTTACCAGAGATTATTAAATGACAAAAGAAGACAATATTGAAATGCAAGGTACTGTATTAGATACGTTACCTAATACCATGTTTCGTGTAGCATTGGAAAATGGACATGTAGTAATAGCCCATATTTCTGGCAAAATGCGTAAAAATTATATCCGCATTCTCACAGGAGATAAAGTAACAGTTGAACTAACTCCATATGATTTGAGCAAAGGACGTATTGTTTTTCGTAGTCGTGAATAAGAAAGATAATTAGTAAGATCAATACATGAAAAGGCAGCTTACTTTTATTACAGATAGATAGTAAATGAATATGCTGCTTGTTTTGTAATCTAAATATCCTAAAGACAAAGGCATGCGTATGCGTAATATCGGACGATCCACCATCTATTTCAAACCAACCATTGACGAGCATCCTCGCTTACTTTAAGTATAATATTCATTATAGATAAATTATTGCCATGATAACTTGATTAGAAAGATATCTGAGTCACCTGATTTATTTTTTAATAACATCGTTTCTATTATTTTGATGAATAAGTCCAATAATACTCCTTTTAATGAGTACCTCAGTTAGTTGTCATTATTACTAAGACAATATTCAGAATATTTTACTTTATTACCACTATTATCACAGTATATTAAAAATATCATAATGTGCTTTTTACCTCATATGAATATTGAATAAGTAATATTTATTAATTTGCTAAGTGCATGACGCTCCATTATGACATGTCAAATTCATAAAGCACTGACTAATTTTAATTGCTTCAGTAACAGGCTACATGTTAACAAAATACCGAGCTATTCTAGCAACAAATTGCTAATAAGTTAGTTACCTAGCATATTAGGGTTTATTAGGGCTGCTAATTCTGCTGCCACGCGAAGAGCTTTGACATTATGATGTTCTTCATACTTGAATTTTATTCCACAATTTTTATTGTTTCATCCATAGATAATGAAGTTCTATTTTTTAGACATATCCGAGTTAACGCTCAAAAAAATTAAAACTTATGATATGCCTTCCTCCTATTACAGGTAAATGACCACTAGAACACAATGGTTTTTAATTAAAAGCTATATCTTCTATATGTCCGTCCACCAAAAGGATAATATGTATTTCAAAATACCAGTGCAATCAATCTAGCAATATTTGTTATAAATTTTCCTATACATAACTCTCTCAATACCTATCAATAGGGTTACGTAGGAATACTTTGTGGAAGCTAGGAGTAGGTCTTCTTTGCTTTGACAAGTTTGATTCCAATTCTGGTCGTACAGATAGATTACTGTACATACTTTTACTTTAGCCGAAGGCTTTACAAGGCTAATAACTAGATGACGCTAAAGACCATAATACTTAAACCTTTTATGCGTAAACTATTTCCGAGACAATCATGGATCTCCATTTACTCTGGCATATTAAATTTAAATTTGATATGGGTTTTTTGATAAAAATTACCCGTATAGGTAATTAACATGCATTTTAATATACATCAATAAGATAACTTATTAATACATATCAGCATTATAATGACAATTAATCCAATTAATCATCATACTTGCAATATCTAAACCAGTGACAGTTTCTATTCCTTCCAGTCCAGGAGAAGCATTAACTTCCATAATTAGAGAACCACGATTAGCCCTTAGAATATCCACTCCTGCTACATTTAATCCTAATGTAAAAGCTGATTGTATTGCCATATCACGTTCTAGAGATGTAATCTCTACTGGATAAGCTTTACCACCGCGATGAAGATTAGAACGAAAATCTCCAGTTTTAGCTTTGCGTTCAATAGCAGCAACGACTTCATTACCGATGACTAAACATCGCAGATCTTTACCCTTTGATTCCTTAATAAATTCTTGTACCATAAATTTAATATTAAGACTACGAAAAGTATCAATAATACTTTCTGCTACTGCAATAGTTTCAGCTAGTATTACTCCTATTCCTTGTGTGCCTTCCAAAAGCTTAATTATTAACGGTGGTCCTCCAACCATTTCGATTAAGTGATGCGTATTTTTTAAATAATAAGATATACCAGTAACTGGTATATCAATCCCTGCTTTTGTTAATAATTGCATGGTATAAAATTTATCTCTAGTACGCTTAATGGCTCTCGATTTGTTTAATGCATAACTACCACAATTTTCAAATTGTTGAAGTATTGTGGTCCCATAAAAATTGATATAGGTGCTAATTCTGGGGATGACAGCATCAAAGTGGGGAAGAATTTCATTACGAGAATAAATAGTTGGTAAAGCGTTATTAATTTTAATATAGCAAGAAAGTGGGTCGATAATTTCTACATGGTGATTTTGTTTTTTTGCTGCTTCGGATAAACGTCGGCAAGAGTAAATCGTTCTATCGCGGGACAAAATAGCTATTTTCATCCTTATTGTTTTATCCTCATAATTGTGCACATAAGCAATTTTTGCAATATAAAAAAACTATTTTTGTTTATCATAATACATTTTTTTATAAAAATAATATATCTATATATAATGATAAGGCACTTTTTTCGTGAAAAGATTAAAAAAACTCAAAAAAATGTCCTTTAAATGTTTGAAAACTCCCCCAGACCGTATATTTTCTAATGATATTATTGGAAATTCTTGCACTGTTTGTTCATTTAACTGAATAATCATGATTCCTACTATTTTATTTTTGTGTAGTGGAGCTTTAAATTTAGGATAAAAAAATTTAATTTTTTCTTTTATAAACTGTCTTTGACCTTTAGGAATAACTATATTGGCATCTTTTTTTACCCCAAGTAAAACTTCTTTTTTATTACCAAAAAAAATGGTATGAGATATAAAAGGATGATATCCTTTAATTAATTGAATATTTTCAAAATATTTAAATCCCCAATGAAGCAACTTCTCTGTTTCTGTAAAACGAATGTCACTATTAGATGATCCAAGTAGTACGGAAATTAACCTCATGTTGTCTTTTGTTGCAGAAGCCACTAAATTATAACCAGACTCTGATGTATGTCCTGTTTTAATACCATCTACATTTAAATTGTTCTTCCAAAGAAGACGGTTGCGATTGTATTGAGTAATATGATTAAAAACAAATTGTTTTTCTTTATGTAAAAGATATTCTTCAGGTAGATCTCTTATTAAAGATTGTCCAATAAGCGCGATTTCTTTAGCAGTAGTATATTGATTTATTGCATCTAATCCATGAACAGTCATAAAGTGAGTACTTGTTAATCCTAGTACTTTTGTGTAATTATTCATTTTTTTTATAAAATCAATTTGACTACCAGCAATATAATCAGCAAGAGCAATACAAGCATCATTTCCTGACTGAATAATAATACCTTTGTTTAAATCTGAAACGGTAATTCGATCAAGAGGTTTAATAAACATTAGCGAAGAATTTTTTAGTTTTGAGTAATTTGTAGCGCAAGCATCTTTTGGTATATTAACTATAGCATGAAGATTAATTTTGCCATTTTTAAGTGCTTGACCAATTACATAGCTAGTCATCATTTTAGTTAAACTTGCGGGATTTAAACGAAGGTCCGGATGATATTTTGTTAATATTTTTCCAGTGTTGTAATCTATTAATATCCATGCTTTGGAGGTAAAAGTAGGAGCAGTAATACCCAAATCAGCAAAACTAGAAGTAGGAATAAAGAAAGATAGTGCAATATAAAATATGAATCGCCATCTTAAATATGAAGAGTCTATTTTTATCATAGCAAAAAAAAAACTTATCCTTACTAGAATTATTTGAATAGGATTCAAAAATATAAAGTGTATATAGTGAGTGCTATAGATAAAGTTCATTTT
Protein-coding regions in this window:
- the rimK gene encoding 30S ribosomal protein S6--L-glutamate ligase; its protein translation is MKIAILSRDRTIYSCRRLSEAAKKQNHHVEIIDPLSCYIKINNALPTIYSRNEILPHFDAVIPRISTYINFYGTTILQQFENCGSYALNKSRAIKRTRDKFYTMQLLTKAGIDIPVTGISYYLKNTHHLIEMVGGPPLIIKLLEGTQGIGVILAETIAVAESIIDTFRSLNIKFMVQEFIKESKGKDLRCLVIGNEVVAAIERKAKTGDFRSNLHRGGKAYPVEITSLERDMAIQSAFTLGLNVAGVDILRANRGSLIMEVNASPGLEGIETVTGLDIASMMINWINCHYNADMY
- a CDS encoding serine hydrolase codes for the protein MIKIDSSYLRWRFIFYIALSFFIPTSSFADLGITAPTFTSKAWILIDYNTGKILTKYHPDLRLNPASLTKMMTSYVIGQALKNGKINLHAIVNIPKDACATNYSKLKNSSLMFIKPLDRITVSDLNKGIIIQSGNDACIALADYIAGSQIDFIKKMNNYTKVLGLTSTHFMTVHGLDAINQYTTAKEIALIGQSLIRDLPEEYLLHKEKQFVFNHITQYNRNRLLWKNNLNVDGIKTGHTSESGYNLVASATKDNMRLISVLLGSSNSDIRFTETEKLLHWGFKYFENIQLIKGYHPFISHTIFFGNKKEVLLGVKKDANIVIPKGQRQFIKEKIKFFYPKFKAPLHKNKIVGIMIIQLNEQTVQEFPIISLENIRSGGVFKHLKDIFLSFFNLFTKKVPYHYI
- the infA gene encoding translation initiation factor IF-1; translation: MTKEDNIEMQGTVLDTLPNTMFRVALENGHVVIAHISGKMRKNYIRILTGDKVTVELTPYDLSKGRIVFRSRE